In one window of Hymenobacter nivis DNA:
- a CDS encoding NADH-quinone oxidoreductase subunit C, whose amino-acid sequence MTPQDSAAPVAPAVADDPIKVQNARLLARLHTLFGEDAFTDVSESYGLLTATTTRERIHGIIAGLQQDEEIALHFLTTMCGINYPENAGQELGIIYHLHSLTQNIRLRLKIFFPVADPVVPTMSDIYLTANWMERETYDFYGVIFTGHPNLMRILNVEDMDYFPMRKEYPLEDGTREDKTDLFFGR is encoded by the coding sequence ATGACGCCCCAAGATTCTGCCGCTCCCGTAGCCCCCGCCGTCGCCGACGACCCTATTAAGGTGCAAAACGCCCGCTTGTTGGCACGCCTACACACCCTGTTTGGCGAAGATGCTTTCACCGACGTGTCGGAGTCGTACGGTTTGCTCACGGCCACTACTACGCGGGAGCGCATTCACGGCATCATCGCCGGGTTGCAGCAGGACGAGGAAATTGCTTTGCACTTCCTCACCACCATGTGTGGCATCAACTACCCCGAGAATGCGGGCCAGGAGTTGGGTATAATTTACCACCTACATAGCCTCACGCAAAACATCCGCCTGCGGCTCAAGATTTTCTTCCCGGTGGCCGACCCGGTGGTGCCTACAATGAGCGATATTTATCTGACGGCCAACTGGATGGAGCGCGAAACTTACGACTTTTACGGCGTCATCTTTACGGGCCATCCCAACTTGATGCGCATCCTGAACGTGGAGGATATGGACTACTTCCCCATGCGCAAGGAGTACCCGTTGGAAGATGGTACCCGCGAAGATAAAACCGACCTGTTTTTCGGCCGCTAG
- a CDS encoding NADH-quinone oxidoreductase subunit B: MDTRVPEIKTVEAPEGVEGAGFFATSLEKVVGIARANSLWPLPFATSCCGIEFMATMGSHYDISRFGSERPSFSPRQADLLMVMGTIAKKMAPIVKQVYEQMAEPRWVMAMGACASSGGIFDSYSVLQGIDRIIPVDVYVPGCPPRPEQVLDGLMRVQDLAKNESLRRRNSPEYEALLASYNIK, translated from the coding sequence ATGGACACTCGCGTTCCGGAAATAAAAACAGTTGAGGCCCCCGAGGGCGTGGAAGGCGCTGGCTTCTTCGCCACCTCGCTGGAGAAGGTGGTCGGCATCGCCCGCGCCAACTCGCTGTGGCCGCTGCCCTTCGCCACCTCGTGCTGCGGCATCGAGTTCATGGCCACCATGGGCTCGCACTACGACATCTCCCGCTTCGGCTCGGAGCGCCCCAGCTTTTCGCCCCGCCAGGCCGATCTGCTGATGGTGATGGGCACCATCGCCAAGAAAATGGCCCCCATCGTGAAGCAAGTGTACGAGCAGATGGCCGAGCCCCGCTGGGTAATGGCCATGGGCGCTTGCGCCTCGTCGGGCGGCATTTTCGATTCATACTCGGTGCTGCAAGGCATCGACCGTATCATCCCGGTCGACGTGTACGTGCCCGGCTGCCCGCCCCGCCCCGAGCAGGTGCTCGACGGCCTGATGCGTGTGCAGGACCTAGCCAAAAACGAATCTCTTCGCCGCCGCAATTCGCCCGAGTACGAGGCCCTGCTCGCTTCTTACAACATCAAGTAG
- a CDS encoding NADH-quinone oxidoreductase subunit A, with product MFLVLPAAGYQPSDYLPIVIQFGLAVAFVAFAMITSHLIGPRRKSKVKDEAFECGIESVGNARTPISVKYFLTAILFVLFDVEVIFMYPWAVNFRALGTAGFVEMLVFITLLMAGFGYVIKKGILRWNEA from the coding sequence ATGTTCCTAGTGCTTCCCGCCGCTGGCTACCAGCCCTCCGACTACCTGCCCATCGTCATTCAGTTTGGCTTAGCCGTTGCGTTCGTGGCCTTCGCCATGATCACCTCGCACCTCATCGGGCCCCGGCGCAAGTCGAAGGTGAAGGACGAAGCCTTCGAGTGCGGCATCGAAAGCGTAGGCAACGCCCGCACGCCTATTTCGGTGAAGTACTTCCTCACGGCCATCCTGTTCGTGCTGTTCGATGTGGAGGTTATCTTTATGTACCCTTGGGCTGTGAACTTTAGGGCCCTGGGCACGGCCGGCTTCGTTGAGATGCTCGTGTTCATCACCCTGCTGATGGCCGGTTTTGGCTACGTCATCAAAAAGGGCATCCTGCGCTGGAACGAAGCCTAA
- the pruA gene encoding L-glutamate gamma-semialdehyde dehydrogenase — translation MANGFFNVPTPLNEPVKGYAPNSPERLELIKMLKELKQQERDIPMYIGGQEVRTGRRLPLSPPHDHQHVLAHFHEGDAGHVTQAIDAALAARPAWAALAWEQRAAIFLKAADLLAGPYRARINATTMLGQSKNAFQAEIDAACELIDFFRFNVAFMQELYGQQPISSPGMWNRLEHRPLEGFVFALTPFNFTSIAANLPASAALMGNVVVWKPAYPQIYSAQVLMELFKEAGVPDGVINLIYVDGPVAGDVIFKHRDFAGIHFTGSTKVFQTIWQEIGQNISRYKSYPRIVGETGGKDFILAHPSAQAKAVATAITRGAFEYQGQKCSAASRVYLPSNLADEILGYVKEDLATVKMGDAEDFGNFVNAVISEVSFDKLARYIDGAHADPDADVVAGGTYDKSKGYFVAPTVIVAKDPKYVTMCDELFGPIVTVHVYDAEQFEAALDLVDSTSPYALTGAIFSQDRYAIDLASQRLVNAAGNFYINDKPTGAVVGQQPFGGARASGTNDKAGSILNLLRWVSPRAIKETFVPVTDYRYPFLGALPHEDLNRDKGL, via the coding sequence ATGGCCAACGGCTTTTTCAACGTTCCGACGCCCCTCAACGAGCCCGTGAAGGGCTACGCGCCCAACTCGCCCGAGCGGTTAGAGTTGATCAAAATGCTCAAGGAGTTGAAGCAGCAGGAGCGCGACATCCCGATGTACATCGGCGGGCAGGAAGTACGCACCGGCCGCCGCCTGCCCCTGAGCCCGCCCCACGACCACCAGCACGTGCTGGCCCACTTCCACGAGGGCGACGCCGGCCACGTGACGCAGGCCATCGACGCGGCGCTGGCTGCCCGCCCGGCTTGGGCCGCCCTGGCCTGGGAGCAGCGCGCCGCCATCTTCCTCAAAGCCGCCGACCTGCTCGCGGGGCCCTACCGCGCCCGCATCAACGCCACTACCATGCTGGGCCAGAGCAAGAACGCTTTCCAGGCCGAGATTGACGCGGCCTGCGAGCTGATTGACTTTTTCCGCTTCAACGTGGCCTTCATGCAGGAGTTGTACGGGCAGCAGCCCATCAGCTCGCCCGGCATGTGGAACCGCCTGGAGCACCGCCCGTTGGAAGGCTTCGTATTCGCCCTCACGCCGTTCAACTTCACCTCCATTGCTGCCAACCTGCCCGCCTCGGCGGCCCTGATGGGCAACGTGGTGGTGTGGAAGCCCGCTTACCCGCAAATTTATTCGGCCCAGGTGCTGATGGAGCTGTTCAAGGAGGCCGGTGTGCCCGACGGCGTCATCAACCTGATTTACGTGGACGGCCCCGTGGCCGGCGACGTCATCTTCAAGCACCGCGACTTTGCCGGTATCCACTTCACCGGCTCGACCAAAGTGTTCCAAACTATCTGGCAGGAAATCGGGCAGAATATCTCCCGCTACAAGTCCTACCCGCGCATCGTGGGCGAAACCGGCGGCAAGGATTTTATCCTCGCCCACCCTTCAGCCCAGGCAAAGGCGGTGGCCACGGCCATCACCCGCGGCGCCTTCGAGTACCAAGGCCAGAAGTGCTCGGCCGCCTCGCGGGTGTACCTGCCCTCAAACCTGGCCGATGAAATCCTGGGCTATGTGAAGGAAGACCTCGCCACCGTTAAAATGGGTGACGCGGAGGACTTTGGCAACTTCGTGAACGCCGTCATCAGCGAGGTATCGTTCGACAAGCTGGCCCGTTACATCGACGGGGCCCACGCCGACCCGGACGCGGACGTGGTGGCCGGCGGCACCTACGACAAGTCGAAGGGCTACTTCGTGGCCCCCACCGTCATCGTGGCCAAAGACCCGAAATACGTGACGATGTGCGACGAGCTGTTCGGGCCCATCGTGACGGTGCACGTGTACGACGCCGAGCAGTTCGAGGCCGCCCTCGACCTCGTGGACAGCACCTCGCCCTACGCCCTCACCGGCGCCATTTTCTCGCAAGACCGCTACGCCATCGACCTCGCCAGCCAGCGCCTGGTGAACGCCGCCGGCAACTTCTACATCAACGACAAGCCCACCGGGGCCGTGGTGGGCCAGCAGCCCTTCGGCGGGGCCCGCGCCTCGGGCACCAACGACAAGGCCGGCTCCATCCTGAACCTGCTACGCTGGGTGTCGCCCCGCGCCATCAAGGAAACCTTCGTACCCGTGACCGACTACCGCTACCCCTTCCTCGGGGCCCTGCCGCACGAAGATTTGAACCGCGACAAGGGACTATAA
- a CDS encoding YjjG family noncanonical pyrimidine nucleotidase has product MAYRHLFFDLDHTLWDFETNADETLATLYDRHALARHGTFDLPAFKRVYSNVNHALWRLYQANKVTQTQLREVRFVRTLAKLGVAAADVPPTLSDEFTDILPEKSAVFPHTHETLDYLRGKYTLHLITNGSEDMQYRKLASSNLTQYFDQIITSEHSGHLKPDPRMFAHALQAAGAGAPESLMIGDNLECDVLGAHNAGIDQVYFNPAKRRHFAQVTYEISSLDELRAFL; this is encoded by the coding sequence ATGGCCTACCGGCACCTGTTTTTTGACCTTGACCACACGCTGTGGGACTTTGAAACCAACGCCGACGAGACACTGGCTACGCTCTACGACCGGCACGCGCTGGCCCGCCACGGCACCTTCGACTTGCCCGCGTTCAAGCGCGTGTACAGCAACGTGAACCACGCCCTGTGGCGCCTGTACCAGGCCAACAAGGTGACGCAAACGCAGTTGCGCGAGGTGCGCTTCGTGCGCACGCTGGCCAAGCTGGGCGTGGCCGCGGCCGACGTGCCCCCCACCCTATCAGACGAGTTCACCGACATTCTACCCGAGAAGTCGGCCGTGTTTCCGCACACCCACGAAACGCTGGATTACCTGCGCGGCAAGTACACGCTGCACCTGATTACCAACGGGTCCGAGGACATGCAGTACCGCAAGCTGGCCTCGTCGAACCTGACGCAGTACTTCGACCAAATTATTACTTCCGAGCACAGCGGCCACCTCAAGCCCGACCCGCGCATGTTTGCCCACGCCCTGCAAGCGGCCGGCGCGGGGGCCCCGGAGAGCCTGATGATTGGCGACAACCTGGAGTGCGACGTGCTGGGGGCCCACAACGCGGGCATCGACCAAGTGTATTTCAACCCCGCCAAGCGCCGCCACTTCGCGCAGGTGACCTACGAAATTAGCAGCTTAGACGAGTTGCGGGCGTTTTTGTAG
- a CDS encoding (2Fe-2S) ferredoxin domain-containing protein: MVYAHQIFVCTNQKGSVGRDVAKALKHALKDQDLKTVRTADGEKQRNAVQECDCLDRCKHCKKGPGAALVVYPDGVIYGDVQPTDCATIVREHLGGGRLVTSLLIS, encoded by the coding sequence ATGGTTTACGCACACCAAATATTTGTTTGCACCAACCAAAAAGGTAGCGTGGGCCGCGACGTGGCCAAGGCCCTGAAGCACGCCCTTAAGGACCAGGACCTGAAGACCGTGCGGACCGCCGACGGCGAAAAGCAGCGCAACGCCGTGCAGGAGTGCGACTGCCTCGACCGCTGCAAGCACTGCAAGAAGGGCCCCGGGGCGGCCCTCGTGGTGTACCCCGACGGCGTAATCTACGGCGATGTGCAGCCCACCGACTGCGCCACCATCGTGCGCGAACACTTGGGCGGGGGCCGCCTCGTTACGTCACTACTAATCAGCTAA
- a CDS encoding ArsR/SmtB family transcription factor, whose amino-acid sequence MRLKHFTVAFGQQIFKAFGDESRVRILHLLWRNREMVVADLEQVLDFTQTKTSRQLAYLKAADLVSVRRLDNWMFYFLKDEALDLVLQLLEFMARDPQLLQDQRIYQTLWSNRELAAYKLQNRHWTGGTPPR is encoded by the coding sequence ATGCGCTTGAAACATTTCACGGTTGCGTTCGGTCAGCAAATATTTAAAGCCTTCGGCGACGAAAGCCGTGTGCGCATACTGCACTTGCTCTGGCGAAACCGCGAAATGGTGGTGGCCGACCTCGAACAGGTACTTGATTTCACCCAAACCAAGACCTCGCGCCAGCTGGCGTACTTAAAAGCCGCCGACCTAGTGAGCGTGCGCCGCCTCGACAACTGGATGTTCTACTTCCTGAAGGATGAAGCCCTGGACCTGGTGTTGCAGCTCCTGGAGTTCATGGCCCGCGACCCGCAGCTGCTGCAAGACCAGCGCATTTACCAAACCCTGTGGTCGAATCGTGAGTTAGCTGCTTATAAGCTTCAAAACCGGCACTGGACCGGCGGGACCCCGCCGCGGTAG
- a CDS encoding carboxypeptidase-like regulatory domain-containing protein produces MSDTSRPRGFSFTLAAVLAVLLLLLAAPGAQAQGKRKIIQFTGIVASGDSLLGVPGATVYVPKAGRGTATNIYGYFSMAVLAGDSIVIRSLGYATQRVIIPADYQRQSYSVVVQLQEDATLLPEVRVFPYATEREFKAAFLAMAIPSGSRTPGADALNEQTMRRIFNTLPMSSSATYRQTMSLQQQNNQARMGLGQSLQANNPLTNPFSWLQFIKQVKNGEFKKKEGVDY; encoded by the coding sequence ATGTCCGATACCAGCCGCCCCCGGGGGTTCTCGTTTACGCTTGCCGCCGTGCTAGCGGTTCTGCTGCTGCTACTGGCCGCGCCCGGGGCCCAGGCCCAGGGCAAGCGCAAGATAATTCAGTTTACCGGCATTGTGGCCAGCGGCGACAGCCTGCTGGGCGTGCCTGGGGCTACGGTATACGTGCCCAAGGCCGGCCGTGGCACGGCCACAAACATCTACGGCTACTTTTCGATGGCCGTGCTGGCCGGCGACAGCATCGTGATTCGCTCGTTGGGCTACGCCACCCAGCGGGTCATCATCCCCGCCGACTATCAGCGCCAGAGTTACTCGGTGGTGGTGCAGTTGCAGGAAGATGCTACCCTTTTGCCCGAGGTGCGGGTGTTTCCGTACGCCACTGAGCGCGAGTTTAAGGCCGCGTTCTTGGCCATGGCCATCCCGAGCGGGAGCCGCACGCCGGGGGCCGACGCCCTCAATGAGCAGACCATGCGCCGCATTTTTAACACGCTGCCCATGAGCTCCTCGGCGACCTACCGCCAAACTATGAGCTTGCAGCAGCAGAACAACCAGGCCCGCATGGGCCTGGGCCAGTCGCTGCAAGCCAACAACCCGCTCACCAATCCCTTCAGCTGGCTCCAGTTCATCAAGCAAGTGAAGAACGGCGAGTTCAAGAAGAAAGAGGGCGTCGACTATTAA
- a CDS encoding NAD(P)/FAD-dependent oxidoreductase, translated as MDTNLPFSDKPRVVIVGCGFGGLQLAKDLANAPVQVVVVDRNNYHNFQPLLYQVATGALEADSIAYPVRKIFAGQRNFLFRLADVTGVESATNTLHTSVGEIRYDYLVLATGSLTNFFGIESIERNAMQIKSIPNALNLRSFIFQNFEKALLTADAAERQALMNIVVVGGGPTGVEISGSLAEMRKHVLPKDYPELDLGKMQIFLVEAGPALLGPMSPASQADAGRYLHELGVQVQLNTSVKRFEDSKAYYSDTEFIPTENLIWAAGVNGATLPGLPDAVVTRNKRVTVNQWNQVEGLANVFAIGDVANLVTDEMPKGMPMLAPVAQQQASVLAKNLVRLTKGEAPQPFEYTNKGVMAIVARNKAVVDLPKGVHFNGFFGWLTWLFVHLMTLVGFRNKVVAFVDWAFSYFSSDQALRLIIRPFKRRDMRDDQGKRTAEHLTATAEYNPGPPAIQEA; from the coding sequence ATGGACACTAATCTTCCGTTTTCTGATAAGCCGCGGGTCGTCATTGTGGGCTGTGGCTTTGGGGGCCTCCAGCTGGCTAAAGACCTGGCCAACGCGCCGGTGCAAGTGGTGGTGGTCGACCGCAACAACTACCACAACTTCCAGCCCCTGCTGTACCAAGTGGCTACGGGGGCCCTGGAGGCCGACAGCATCGCTTACCCGGTGCGCAAAATCTTTGCAGGCCAGCGCAATTTCCTTTTCCGTTTGGCCGACGTGACGGGCGTGGAATCGGCTACCAACACGCTGCACACCAGCGTGGGCGAGATTCGCTACGATTACCTCGTGCTGGCCACTGGCTCGCTCACCAACTTCTTCGGCATTGAGAGCATTGAGCGCAACGCCATGCAAATCAAGAGTATCCCGAATGCCCTGAACCTGCGCAGCTTCATCTTCCAGAACTTTGAGAAGGCCCTGCTCACCGCCGACGCGGCCGAGCGCCAGGCCCTGATGAACATTGTGGTGGTGGGCGGGGGCCCCACAGGCGTCGAAATCAGCGGCTCGCTGGCCGAGATGCGCAAGCACGTGCTGCCCAAAGATTACCCCGAGCTGGACTTGGGCAAGATGCAGATTTTCCTGGTGGAGGCTGGGCCGGCGCTGCTGGGGCCCATGTCGCCGGCGTCGCAGGCCGATGCTGGCCGCTACCTCCACGAGCTGGGCGTGCAGGTGCAGCTCAATACGTCGGTGAAGCGGTTTGAGGACAGCAAGGCGTACTATTCCGACACCGAGTTCATCCCGACCGAGAACCTGATTTGGGCGGCCGGTGTGAACGGCGCCACCCTGCCCGGCCTACCCGACGCCGTGGTGACCCGCAACAAGCGCGTGACCGTGAACCAGTGGAACCAGGTGGAAGGCCTGGCTAACGTGTTTGCCATCGGCGACGTGGCCAACCTCGTTACCGACGAGATGCCCAAGGGCATGCCCATGCTGGCCCCCGTGGCCCAGCAGCAAGCCTCAGTGCTGGCCAAGAACCTGGTACGTCTCACCAAAGGCGAAGCGCCCCAGCCGTTCGAGTACACCAACAAAGGTGTGATGGCCATCGTGGCCCGCAACAAAGCAGTGGTGGACCTGCCCAAGGGGGTGCACTTCAACGGCTTTTTTGGCTGGCTGACGTGGCTGTTCGTGCACCTGATGACGCTGGTGGGCTTCCGCAACAAAGTGGTGGCCTTTGTGGATTGGGCGTTCAGCTACTTCAGTTCCGACCAGGCTCTGCGCCTCATCATCCGCCCCTTCAAGCGCCGCGACATGCGCGACGACCAGGGTAAGCGCACCGCCGAGCACCTCACTGCCACGGCCGAGTATAACCCGGGGCCCCCAGCCATTCAGGAGGCGTAG
- a CDS encoding M16 family metallopeptidase: protein MLFPNMLDRTVAPPLQPLARVALPTAEVMPLPNAARLHVLANDAQPVVRLQVVLPAGKIAEPKPSLALLTARMLLEGTATRTARQIADEVAFYGASLDCESGPDRAMLTLYCLTRHLPTLLPLVHEVLTQPTFPEQELIQLKTRTVQNVQVERRKASYRASERLNEHLFGAAHPYGQLFNEDAFLALTCADVLAFHQAAYPLGGAEIFLCGDIDGYRQLVADTFGQGPTGAPTLAAAGALAPFQPGHDYVTVSGSLQASLRIGRPWPNPRHPETHQLNLLVKVLGGYFGSRLMRNIREDKGLTYGISAGVTNREQATALIIGTDVKGDSAPLAVAEIQRELRRLQEELIPADELETVKNYTLGKFANDLSTVFEQADKYRNVVLMHLPADYYTQFVQQIDAADAPILQRLAQEYLSPDALQVVVAGA from the coding sequence TTGCTTTTTCCCAACATGCTCGACCGTACCGTTGCCCCCCCTTTGCAGCCCCTGGCCCGCGTGGCCCTGCCCACAGCGGAGGTAATGCCCTTGCCCAACGCCGCCCGCCTCCACGTGCTGGCCAACGATGCCCAGCCCGTAGTGCGCCTGCAAGTGGTACTGCCCGCCGGCAAAATTGCCGAGCCCAAGCCCAGCCTGGCCCTGCTCACGGCCCGGATGCTGCTCGAAGGCACCGCCACCCGCACCGCCCGCCAAATTGCCGACGAAGTAGCCTTCTACGGCGCGTCGCTCGACTGCGAGTCGGGCCCCGACCGCGCCATGCTTACGCTGTATTGCCTCACGCGGCACCTGCCCACACTGCTGCCACTGGTGCACGAGGTGCTCACGCAGCCCACTTTTCCGGAGCAGGAGCTAATCCAGCTGAAAACCCGCACCGTGCAAAACGTGCAGGTGGAGCGCCGCAAGGCCAGCTACCGTGCCTCCGAGCGCCTCAACGAGCACCTGTTCGGCGCGGCCCACCCCTACGGCCAGCTGTTCAACGAAGACGCTTTTCTGGCCCTTACCTGCGCCGATGTGCTGGCCTTCCACCAAGCGGCCTATCCACTGGGCGGGGCCGAAATATTTTTATGCGGCGATATAGACGGGTACCGGCAGCTGGTGGCCGACACGTTTGGCCAGGGCCCCACCGGGGCCCCCACGCTGGCTGCCGCCGGGGCCCTGGCGCCGTTCCAGCCCGGGCACGACTACGTGACGGTATCCGGCAGCTTGCAGGCCTCGCTGCGCATCGGGCGGCCCTGGCCCAACCCACGCCACCCCGAAACCCACCAGCTGAACCTGCTGGTCAAGGTACTGGGCGGCTATTTCGGCTCGCGGCTGATGCGCAACATCCGCGAAGACAAGGGCTTGACCTACGGCATTTCGGCCGGCGTCACCAACCGCGAGCAGGCCACAGCCCTCATCATCGGCACCGATGTGAAGGGTGACAGCGCCCCGCTGGCCGTGGCCGAAATCCAGCGCGAGCTGCGCCGCTTGCAGGAAGAGCTCATTCCGGCCGACGAGCTGGAAACGGTAAAAAACTACACCCTCGGCAAGTTTGCCAATGACTTGTCCACAGTGTTCGAGCAGGCCGATAAGTACCGCAACGTGGTGCTGATGCACCTGCCCGCCGATTACTACACCCAGTTCGTACAGCAAATCGACGCCGCCGACGCCCCCATCCTCCAGCGCCTGGCCCAGGAATACCTCTCGCCCGACGCCTTGCAAGTGGTGGTGGCGGGGGCCTAA
- the porV gene encoding type IX secretion system outer membrane channel protein PorV, whose protein sequence is MQLPTPLTSRRLALLAALLGGATAAHAQNFSKTITTAVPILTLSPDSRSAALGEAGVALSPDANAAFYNPGKLGFVPYKYSVSPSYTPWLRSITDDMGISYLSGYAKVAERSALSASLLYFDLGQIQYRDANNIEGATFNPKEYALTVSYGQKLSENFGLGVSARYIRSNLTGGSIPDARPGNAAAVDVGAYYNKDASIGTGLYNIGFGATISNIGNKMTYTDPVNASFLPTTLKLGTALTRQIDQYNKITLAIDVSKLLVPSPYYEDLLPGTGAAQTAQRDRIKAENNARAQKSIISAALGSFSDAPGGFKEELQEINLSGGLEYSYNDLLYARAGYFYENPDKGARQYASFGLGVRYQVFGIDGAFLVPNSQANPLSQTIRVSLHFNFNKLSEAFAGDAGGTSGTPPNN, encoded by the coding sequence ATGCAACTTCCTACTCCCCTTACCTCCCGGCGCCTGGCGCTGCTCGCGGCCCTGTTGGGTGGCGCCACCGCGGCCCACGCCCAGAATTTCTCTAAAACCATTACCACAGCCGTGCCCATCCTCACCCTCAGCCCCGACTCGCGCTCGGCGGCGCTGGGCGAGGCTGGGGTGGCCCTCTCGCCCGATGCCAACGCGGCGTTCTACAACCCGGGCAAGCTGGGGTTTGTGCCGTACAAATACTCGGTGTCGCCTTCGTACACGCCGTGGCTGCGCAGCATCACCGACGACATGGGCATCTCGTACCTCTCGGGCTATGCCAAGGTAGCCGAGCGGTCGGCCCTCTCGGCCTCGCTGCTGTACTTCGACCTGGGCCAGATTCAGTACCGCGACGCCAACAACATCGAAGGCGCCACTTTCAACCCCAAGGAGTACGCCCTTACCGTGTCGTACGGCCAGAAGCTGAGCGAGAACTTCGGCCTGGGCGTGTCGGCCCGCTACATCCGCTCCAACCTCACCGGCGGCAGCATCCCCGACGCCCGGCCCGGCAACGCCGCCGCCGTCGACGTGGGGGCCTATTACAACAAGGATGCGAGCATCGGGACGGGCCTCTACAACATCGGGTTCGGGGCCACCATCAGCAACATCGGTAATAAGATGACTTATACCGACCCGGTGAACGCCAGCTTCCTGCCCACCACCCTGAAGCTGGGCACCGCCCTGACCCGCCAAATCGACCAGTACAACAAGATTACGCTGGCCATCGACGTGAGCAAGCTGCTGGTGCCCTCGCCCTACTACGAGGACCTGCTGCCCGGCACCGGTGCAGCCCAAACCGCCCAGCGGGACCGCATCAAGGCCGAAAATAACGCCCGGGCCCAAAAATCCATCATCAGCGCGGCCCTGGGCTCGTTCTCCGATGCGCCGGGTGGTTTCAAGGAGGAATTGCAGGAAATCAACCTGTCGGGGGGCCTGGAGTACAGCTACAACGACTTATTGTACGCCCGCGCCGGCTACTTCTACGAGAACCCCGACAAGGGGGCCCGCCAGTACGCCAGCTTCGGCCTGGGCGTGCGCTACCAGGTGTTTGGCATCGACGGGGCCTTTCTCGTGCCCAACTCGCAGGCCAACCCGCTGTCCCAAACCATCCGCGTGTCGCTGCATTTCAACTTCAACAAGCTCTCCGAAGCCTTCGCCGGCGACGCCGGCGGCACCAGTGGCACCCCGCCCAATAACTAG